The proteins below are encoded in one region of Micromonospora pisi:
- a CDS encoding DUF4259 domain-containing protein: MGFWDVGPFDNDDAADFAGDLDAATADARIEMVCGALDRVVTANVDIDMWHISKAVAAAALIAAQCPGGEAACPIYGPSAPMPQFPNALKQLAIDALDNVLAASSWRAVEWNDVSKGSQWRGNIIALRNVLDPPQRETLFEI, from the coding sequence TTGGGCTTCTGGGACGTAGGTCCATTCGATAACGACGACGCCGCAGACTTCGCCGGCGACCTGGACGCCGCGACGGCGGACGCACGGATCGAGATGGTCTGTGGCGCGCTGGACCGTGTGGTCACGGCTAACGTCGACATCGACATGTGGCATATTTCGAAGGCGGTAGCTGCGGCGGCTCTTATCGCTGCGCAATGCCCGGGAGGCGAAGCGGCTTGCCCCATCTACGGTCCGTCCGCGCCGATGCCGCAGTTCCCGAACGCGCTGAAGCAGCTGGCTATCGACGCCCTCGATAACGTTCTCGCAGCGTCTTCCTGGCGCGCTGTCGAATGGAACGATGTCTCGAAAGGATCGCAGTGGCGCGGGAACATCATCGCGCTACGGAATGTCCTCGACCCGCCGCAGCGTGAGACGCTTTTCGAGATCTGA
- a CDS encoding SMI1/KNR4 family protein, translating into MTGFDTAGALRRRLDDRAAAWDFLRLFTSAWGLPGDPAVGVEEATSRLGLRLPVALREAYACSGLLDPRGIYAEDGILSFHWADPLVTETAWGIPLAAADQPDPPVVIDTGSGWRPYLDRLSLACVDFALTAAIDQEGAAVSACELPPDQVPSVVARFDRVPLPEVPTWVEAEDSPVRWYSRPGQLVRTHGDDWIWVWVRAQTPVGLHAIYAAIPGARWSQ; encoded by the coding sequence GTGACTGGGTTCGATACCGCAGGGGCGCTACGTCGGCGACTGGATGACCGTGCCGCGGCGTGGGATTTCCTGCGCTTGTTCACCAGCGCCTGGGGACTGCCGGGTGACCCGGCTGTCGGGGTGGAGGAGGCTACCAGCCGGCTGGGGCTTCGGCTGCCGGTGGCGCTGCGCGAGGCGTACGCGTGCAGTGGGCTCCTCGACCCGCGTGGGATCTACGCCGAGGACGGGATTTTGTCGTTCCACTGGGCTGACCCGTTGGTCACCGAGACGGCGTGGGGCATCCCGCTCGCCGCCGCCGACCAGCCGGACCCGCCGGTCGTCATCGACACCGGGTCAGGATGGCGACCGTACCTCGATCGGCTTTCGCTTGCCTGCGTCGATTTCGCGCTGACCGCCGCGATCGATCAGGAGGGTGCGGCGGTCAGCGCGTGCGAGCTGCCACCGGACCAGGTGCCCTCGGTGGTGGCGCGCTTTGACCGCGTACCGCTGCCCGAGGTGCCCACGTGGGTCGAGGCCGAGGACTCACCCGTCCGCTGGTACTCGCGGCCGGGGCAGCTCGTGCGAACGCACGGTGATGACTGGATATGGGTGTGGGTACGGGCGCAAACGCCCGTCGGCTTGCACGCGATCTACGCGGCGATACCGGGCGCCCGCTGGAGCCAGTGA
- a CDS encoding alpha/beta fold hydrolase, with product MTATSYTPSGIAYDRSEPQEGGLPVVFIHAGIADRRMWDPIWGDLAADRTVVRVDLRGFGESTTRPDGALDHVADVLSTLEHLGVTRCHLVGASFGSGVAMEVALTRPDLVQSLLLCPPGGSLLAELTPDLRSFFDAEKAALASGDLDAAVEANVTTWVAGPGRSVSEVEPSVVSAVRLMQRNAFEIADSWGEVDEAELAPPALERLGDLDLPVLVLVGGHDLDTTHDAARRVCAGAPRARRVDWDDVAHLPSMERPVGFATLVRDWTAGENPSS from the coding sequence ATGACTGCCACGTCGTACACCCCGTCCGGTATCGCGTACGACCGGAGCGAACCGCAGGAGGGCGGCCTGCCCGTCGTCTTCATCCACGCGGGCATCGCCGACCGGCGCATGTGGGACCCGATCTGGGGCGACCTGGCCGCTGACCGTACGGTCGTCCGTGTCGACCTGCGCGGCTTCGGCGAGTCGACGACCCGGCCGGACGGGGCGCTGGACCACGTCGCCGACGTCCTCTCAACGCTGGAGCATCTGGGCGTCACGCGGTGCCACCTGGTCGGCGCCTCGTTCGGTTCAGGCGTGGCCATGGAGGTCGCCCTGACCCGCCCCGATCTGGTGCAGTCGCTGTTGCTGTGCCCGCCCGGTGGCAGCCTCCTGGCCGAGCTTACGCCCGATCTGCGCAGCTTCTTCGACGCCGAGAAGGCGGCCCTGGCCAGTGGCGATCTCGATGCTGCCGTCGAGGCCAACGTGACCACCTGGGTCGCCGGCCCCGGCCGCAGCGTTTCGGAGGTCGAGCCGTCGGTGGTGTCCGCCGTCCGGCTGATGCAGCGCAATGCGTTCGAGATCGCGGACTCGTGGGGCGAGGTCGACGAGGCGGAACTGGCGCCGCCCGCCCTGGAACGACTGGGCGACCTGGACCTGCCGGTGCTGGTACTTGTAGGCGGACACGATCTGGACACCACCCACGACGCCGCCCGCCGCGTGTGCGCCGGTGCGCCCCGGGCCCGGCGGGTGGATTGGGATGACGTCGCGCACCTGCCGTCGATGGAACGGCCGGTGGGTTTCGCCACACTCGTCCGCGACTGGACCGCTGGGGAAAATCCCTCCTCATAG
- a CDS encoding YciI family protein — MPKYMLIMRGTDESNAALMAGFEELAASTYQYIEDLVKAGVFVAAEGLDDAGQGVVVDFSGETPVVTDGPYGETKELFGGYFMLEVASKQEAVEWAKRIPAVTGSKIEVRRVAGEDEMPQDTAGSIEERARRESNGQI; from the coding sequence ATGCCGAAGTACATGTTGATCATGCGGGGCACCGATGAGTCGAACGCGGCCCTGATGGCCGGGTTCGAGGAGTTGGCGGCCTCGACTTACCAGTACATCGAAGACCTGGTCAAGGCCGGTGTGTTCGTCGCGGCCGAAGGACTGGACGATGCGGGCCAGGGCGTCGTGGTCGACTTCAGCGGCGAGACCCCGGTGGTCACGGACGGGCCGTACGGGGAGACAAAGGAACTGTTCGGGGGCTACTTCATGCTCGAAGTCGCCTCGAAACAGGAGGCGGTCGAGTGGGCCAAGCGGATCCCGGCGGTCACCGGGTCCAAGATCGAGGTCCGGCGGGTGGCCGGCGAGGACGAGATGCCGCAGGACACGGCGGGGTCCATCGAGGAACGGGCCCGGCGCGAGAGCAACGGCCAGATCTGA